In Anomaloglossus baeobatrachus isolate aAnoBae1 chromosome 3, aAnoBae1.hap1, whole genome shotgun sequence, one genomic interval encodes:
- the LOC142295894 gene encoding oocyte zinc finger protein XlCOF8.4-like encodes MEQDREHMAAQILDLTLEIIYWITGEDHTVVTSSGECVTPRVSGGRSRTPSAITEPPPHSLIHEQKILELTHRITELLSGEVPIRCQDVTVYFSMEEWEYLEGHKDLYKEVMMEDPPSITSPDGSSQRNPPERCPRPLYSQECLKEENVPQNQEVDEESSGETTFGLENPTSVIGEVKRTASNGHQHLFPYFEVENNNIRQDTLVFPNVPFVLHSQDLSSDIAGHRSSFSLHERIHQNESPFSCSECGKCFSRKSNLMEHMSIHTGTKPVFCFECGKCFSRKPHVRIRTRKKTFSCSECGKCFRDKSAIVDHQRTHTGERPFSCSECGKCFVQKSNLVKHQRTHTGEKPYLCSECGKCFSHRSGLVYHLTTHTGEKPFSCSQCGKCFVYKSDLVTHQRTHTGERPFSCSQCGKRFSEKSSLVKHQITHSGEKPFSCSECGKCFSYKSAFVKHQKTHK; translated from the exons ATGGAACAGGACAGAGAGCACATGGCGGCTCAGATATTAGACCTCACCCTGGAGATAATCTACTGgatcactggagag GATCACACAGTAGTGACGTCGTCTGGGGAGTGTGTGACCCCCCGTGTGTCAGGAGGACGGAGCAGGACCCCGAGTGCCATCACCGAGCCTCCACCTCATTCACTGAtacatgagcagaagatcctagaactgacccacaggatcactgagctgctgagcggagag gtccctataaggtgtcaggacgtcaccgtctatttctccatggaggagtgggagtatctagaaggacacaaggatctgtacaaggaggtcatgatggaggatcccccgtCCATCACATCCCCGG ATGGATCCAGTCAGAGAAATCCAccggagagatgtccccgtcctctataTTCCCAGGAGTGTTTAAAAGAGGAGAATGTCCCCCAGAATCAGGAGGTGGATGAG GAAAGTTCTGGTGAAACGACATTTGGACTCGAAAACCCCACATCAGTGATTG GTGAAGTTAAGAGGACGGCGTCCAATGGACATCAACATTTGTTTCCCTATTTTGAAGTAGAAAATAACAATATCAGACAAGATACTTTGGTATTTCCTAATGTACCCTTCGTCCTTCATAGCCAAGATCTGTCCTCTGATATTGCTGGTCACAGGTCATCGTTTTCTTTGCATGAGAGAATTCACCAAAATGAGagtccattttcatgctcagaatgcgggaaatgttttagtcgTAAATCAAATCTTATGGAACATATGAGTATTCACACTGGGACCAAGCCAGTTTTTTGTtttgaatgtggtaaatgtttcagCCGGAAACCACATGTAAGAATTCGCACAAGGAAGAAGacattttcgtgttcagaatgtgggaaatgttttcgagACAAATCGGCTATTGTTgaccatcagagaactcacacgggggaaaggccattttcatgctcagaatgtgggaaatgttttgtccagaaatcaaatcttgtaaaacatcagagaactcacacaggggagaagccatatttatgttcagaatgtgggaaatgtttcagccACAGATCGGGCCTTGTATATCATTTGaccactcacacaggggagaagccgttctcatgttcacaatgtgggaaatgttttgtttacAAATCAGATCtcgttacacatcaaagaactcacacaggagagaggccattttcatgttccCAGTGTGGGAAACGATTTAGCGAAAAATCATCTCTCGTTAAACATCAGATAACTCAttcaggggagaagccattctcatgttcagaatgtgggaaatgttttagctaTAAATCAGcttttgttaaacatcagaaaactcacaaatAG